The region ATGGCCAGCCCCACCCCAATGGCCATGGTCACCGGCGAGGAGCCGAAGAGGGCGACCACAACCACCGCCACCGTGGCGGAGACAAGGTGCCCCCCCACCAGATTGCGCGGCTGCGCCAGCGGCGAATCCGTAGCGCCGAACAGGAGAACCGCCGAAGCGCCGAATGAGCCGATCAGCAAGGGATGGCCGACCAGGGTGGTCACCTCGCAAATGGCAAGAATGCCCAGGGTGGCGCTGATGAAGCTCCAGACGGCATAGCGCAGCGACATGGGTGGACGGGGCCCCCGGAGCGGGGCTTTGCAGTTGCGGGGCAGTCTGGCAAGCCTCTTATTGATCGCAAGGTGTCTCCGCACAAAGATTGAAACGCGTTTTTTCATTCAGCCGACGCCTCCGATTTCATGACCAAGATACGTTTCAAGCATATGCGCCGCTGACAACCGGGCTCAGTGCCCGCAAAAGATGGTGCGGGAGCGTGCACCTCAAAGGTAGCATAAATCACCGGCATGGCTTTGACTCAGATCAAAAACGCCGTGATGCGAGGCCATGAATGGCCGTGTCGTGCGCGGGAGAGATGGCCGGGAAAAGGAAAACCCGCTCAACCCTCGGAAGGGTGGGCGGGTTCACGATGCGACATCTGGAGCGGTATCATCCCGGTGCCGGAGGAGTCTACCTTCCCGCCACAACAGCGCTGAGGATATCCTCGGTCAGGCGCAGTCCTCCGCGGAAACCGGTGTAGCCCCGGTCGAGCACGGCACGGTTGGACACCGGAAAACTGACCGACAGGTGGGGAGCGCCGACGGTCTGGGCCAGTTCCCGCTCCAAAGAGCTGCCGATGACAAAGGCCGGGCTGAAG is a window of Oryzomonas sagensis DNA encoding:
- a CDS encoding HPP family protein, translated to MSLRYAVWSFISATLGILAICEVTTLVGHPLLIGSFGASAVLLFGATDSPLAQPRNLVGGHLVSATVAVVVVALFGSSPVTMAIGVGLAIFVMNMTHTTHPPGGATALIGVQGAAGPSFILLPVLAGALILLATAIFTNNVVYHRSYPKHWL